The Tursiops truncatus isolate mTurTru1 chromosome 20, mTurTru1.mat.Y, whole genome shotgun sequence DNA window GCCCAGGCGCCTAGTCAGCCCTCGGCCTTTGTCATCAGACCCTCCAGCTACACCCAGACTGTGCTGTACTGTTTCAGCAAACGTTTATTGTGCACCAGTGTGTGCAGGGCACTGGGGCAGGGAGGTGCACCAGACCCACCAGGACGACAACTGCACGCTGACATCCCCACCCCCGGCTGCTGCTCTTGGGATCCCTGTGAAAACTGAGTGACCTCTGCCAGGGGCGGAGGGAGCCCCGGGCGCCCCAACCCAGCCCATAGGGGAGGCTCCTAGAGGAGTGTCCAGTGAAGAATTAGAGGAGAAGAGGAGTTTGTTGGGCACCCCGGCTCGCTGTGGAGACGGGCGGGCAGCGCTCTCCCAGGGCGGATCCGACCCTGGCCCCTCTCTTCCCTGCCTTGTTCCTCCGGCAGTTCGCCAGAGCTTCCTGCCCCGACTTCCCGACTGTAACGGGGGTGGTGGCAGCACCCCTGGCTCCATCGCAGACCCGAGGGAAAGCCCGGGGCCTGAggggctgggcctctgagccGAGGTGCCGCTGGGGGCCCTGACCGCTCTTCTCTCTGCCCGGCTGCCAGGCCGCTCTGGACTTCGTAGTGGAGGAGGACCTGAGAGCCCATGTCACGTGCTGGTACATCCAGAAGTTCGTCAAGGAAAACCCCCTGCCGCAGTACCTGGAGCGCCTGCAGCCGTAGCCCCGGCCCCGCGGGGCCCGAGCCCGCCCACCGGACCCTCCCTCCGGGCCTCGCCCCGGCCTCTGCGTGCTCTCAGGAACCCTGGTCCCCACGGGGACAGACTCAGAGTTATTTTTGTAAGGACGTTTGTCTGTGGCCGTGGCCCAGCTGCCGTGGCGAACGGGGCCCGGCTGTTCCTGCTCTGCAGACACCGTGAGGGCCCGCGGTCAGGACCGGAACGCGGACAGGGGCGTCCCTCTGGTCTTTCTGGGTCCCACCTGCTGCTCCCCGCTCCGTGATGGGCAGGGGGGCTGATCTGGGGCCCTGCCAACATGCCCAGGCCGGGTCGTCTCCGCAGATGAGGAGCCACGAGGAACCTTGTGTGCCAACTGCTGGGGGCGTCGGGCCAAGCACGCGCGCACATGTCTCCTTACTCCTTGCAACGCCCTTCAGCTCTGCAAGAGGCAGGCCCCCCGTGGCTGCCCTCCCCCTTCCAGCCCGAGTATCTTGGGGGTCCCCGCCCCTCGCTGTGGCTGAGCTTTCTCAGAGAGGGCCCTTCCGAGCTGGGGTAGGAGGGAGAAAACCGTCCTCCACGAACCAGCCGCACCACCCAAGAGGAAGAAGTAGTTCTGCAGAGGGATTTCCTGTGCAGCCGCCAGACATCAGAGCGTCTTTGCCTTCCTGCGAGCTCGTGGCCCGTCAGGAGTCCTGGGGCCCCTCCCGGACCAGCCTTCCTGGGAACAGCCTGGGGAGCAAGCACCCCAGCACCCTTTGTCCTGTGGGGCCAGCCTTTCTGGGGGCTGGTTAGGGCTCAGGGTACCAGCCTCCGCTGCCGCGCTCCCCACGAGGGCTGAATCCACACCTGCTCTtctgtggggctggaggggagccCAGGAGTCCGGTCCCTCTGGGGTGAGGCATGAGTGACGTGGCCCCTTCAGCCCTCTGGCTAGGGTGGGCTGCTTGCCCCGTTGACACCTCCCTGCCTGACCTCGGCAGGCACTGGCCTGTGTCCTCTTCCCACTCGTCCGCTCCCAGTCTTGCACCAAGCCCCGCTTCTCCACTGCAGTGGCCCGGGGCCCCCAAACACCTGTGCACAAATGCCTTCTCACCTGGTGGCGGGAACCTCTCTGTCTGCGTGCCTGAAGGCCTGGCAGCCCCAGGGTCCCCGTCCTCAGCACCCCACCTtcccaggtcccagcccccagccccactctggCCTCCAGGAATCCCTGAGAGGGCCGAGGGCAACCATTGCACTCCCAGCTCTGTTTGCAAAGGGCTTTTGGGGGAGTCAGGGAGGCCCCTGGGCCTCTACCGTGCTGGCAGGAGGTGGGCTCGGCTGCTGGGTCCCCTCCGAGCCCGGGGGTGTCCCCTTCCTGGTGCAGCATAAGGAAAGAGTGGGTTGTAGGCCTGAGAGTGGACTGACGGGCAGCCCAGGCTCTGAGCCATTTCCCTCTCCAGCACCACCCGCTCCCTGTCCACATATCCCTCCCAAGTTCAAGCACAGACTCCGTCATGAGAACTTCTCTCCAGTAGCTCAGCGAGCTGGTGCTGACCCCTCTGCAGCCTTTGGGGCAAGGTGGCCCAGTTCCAGGGGGCGCTGTCCGTAGCCGGGTGTCCTGCAGCAGTGGCGCAGGGGACCCCAGGGCTGGGTGGCACCAGGGCCCACCAACCCCCGTCCCAGCCTGCACCTGTGTTCTAACAGCAGGTGACTGGGTGCCCAGCCGGCATGCAGACAAAACACTTAGTACTTGAACCAGGGGATGTGCGGGGTCTCCAGGGCCCCTGCAGCACTGGACCCAGGGACAGCCTGTCCCCAGTTTCTGCAGGTGCGACCCGGGCCTCCTCGCCTCGGGCTGCCTTAAAGTGCCGCTGCTGCTCCGCTAGAGCCCTCGGCGGCAGCAACGGCCAACTCTCCCAGGTCGGGCCGGGTCCACTGCAGACACCTGCGCCGGagccccagccccccccccctgCCAGCACGCCCAACCCCATCCCGCTGTGGCtggctgcccccccaccccgtgctaCCCTGACTGACTGGCGTCCCAGCctcggcccccagccccacccatcccgGGACACCTGGGGAACCCTTGCTCAGGAGGCAGGCCACGTGGGCCAGTTTGTGTGCCACTGGCAGGGCAGGGGGACACTCAGAGACCCACCCAGGCCCCCCAAGCAGATCGCCCCCGAGGCCCCGTGCCCTCCTGCCACAGCTGACTGTGGGTCTCTCTTTCTCACCCGGTCGAGACAGGTGGTCACTCACGTGCCTTTCCCACTCAGGACCTGCTGCAGGTGGCGTCTGGGCCAGGGCTGGTCTCCAGACGGATTGCATGACGTACATTTCAATAAAAGGTGTGACCCAGTGCAGCTCCAGGACTGCTTCTGGAAGGGCAGGGgcactcctcccaccccccccacccccgccccacctcccccGCCCCTGCCTCTGCTCCACCCCCATGACAGTCGGGCTCCACCCAGGTTGGGGGGGGCCCTCAGGTGTGAGGGAGGAGTGAGAGGGCAGACCTGGCAGGTGCTCTGTGTTCCCGCATCCTAGCTGGCGGCAGGGGAAGCAAGGCTCTGAGAGGCGCAGGTGGCGTCAGGATCTCGGGGCTTTGCCGGCCCGGCCCGTGCCTCCTCCCAGGTATGGGCCCCTCTAAGGCCACAGTCATGCCCCTGGCACTGGCTCCCCTCGCTGGGAGTGGCTGGATGGGGTGACCAGGAAGAGGCTGTCAGGTCACATCAGCTGCTGCTCTTAGCcctgtccctctctccccaggaagccttcccttgGAGCTCCTGGCCCAGGGGGGCACAGGCCAGGGGCAAGCGGCACTCAGAACACAGACGATGGAGAGCCTCCGGCATGGTGTCTGGAGCCTGAGGACTCCTGGATGGGGCGTGTTCCTCTAGGTCcacctggcgggggtgggggtgggggggagggggtcacATCGCTGCCCCAACGGAGAGGAAGGGGCTGTGCGGTCACCAGGTCGCCAGCCTTCCATCGTGGCCAGCTCGGCTCCCACAGCAGCTCCGTGAGACACCAGGTATTGGggaccagaggctgggggtggggagttcACAAGGCTGCAGGAAGGCGAGGGGACCAGGACCCACACCCAGTTCCTGGCCCTCCACGTCTGCATCCCGTGGCGGGGACTTCACAGGGCAATACCCGGGGACACCCCCAGCACCCGCCCTGCAGCAGCCTGTGGTCTAGAAGTAAAACCCAAGTTACCGTCTACCCTGAACCAGAATGAAACGGcggggcagggacaggacagaCCCAGTAAAGGTCCCACCGGGAGAAGGGAGGGCAGGAGCCGGCAGCCGGGGCAGGAGTCATGGGTGCTGAGTGacccctgcccacccagcccTCCTCGTCCTGCTTCCCAGTGGCCACCTCTCAGGAGGAGCCTGCACACTTTCTGCAGCTCTTTCCTGACCACGTGGGTGTGACTAGGCTTTCCTCTGAGCAGCAACTCAGAGGCCCATGTCCCCTCCAGCCTGCAGAGTCCCCATCCCCAAAGCCGACCACATCCAGCTGTGGAACGGGCAGGATGGGGCCCAGGGGCCCCTCGTGTTCCCAGCACGGCTTCAGGGCAGGCTGGGGGTGAGTTCCAGCCATACAAACAAGGAGCCTGCGTTCTGAGGCCtggatggggagagaggaaaacGCACCCCCATTGGGATGCGGGGGATTGGGGGAGGGCTCTTTGCTCACAGCATGGGGCAGGGTCCCCTCAAGGCAGCCTGGCTGGCAAGGTGGTCCTGGGAGGTTCTAAGCCTGGAGTTAAACGGCAGGACAGAGCTGCAGGCACAGCGTGCAGACTTTGGGTAAAAGAaagcaggttttttttaaattgaggtatagttgatgtacaatattgaaTAAGTTTCAGGTGTTTAAGATAGTGATTCAGCCAGCCTGCCCAACACCTCCACAAACAATGGCCTGTATTAAATCCCTTCTGTTTGAAATACCTCGGGTGGATTTCTTTTCCTAATTAGACACTGACTAATATTGATAAaactacccccattttacagttgagaaaagtGACATTCAGAGAGAGGAAACGACTAACCAAAAGCAAACCCAGTACCTCTCCTCTGTCAGTCTGGTCCCATTACCGGGTCACAATGCTGTCCCCAGCTCTTCCTTGCACACTCTTCATCCAGGCCCCATGCAGATGCTACCTCTTGAAAAGACCTCTAGCCAACTGTAATCTCCAAGTCATCTATTACATCATCCTGCTTAGTTTCTTGTTAGTATTTATCATGCACTGAAAACTCCTAGTTACTTAGTTGTTTATTCGGCTGGACTGGAAACTCCATGAGACCAGGAAGTGTTTGTCTTACTAAGTGCTGTGACTCTGGTGCCTGAGAGTACCTGATACTGACTGTGCACACAATTATTTGCTgtaagaatgaatgaacagaggAGTAAGGGAAGTGGCAGAGATTTCTGAGCACCAGCTAGGACCCACCTTTCCTGCTGGCTGCTTCTCTGCCAGCAATCAGGGCTCTCTGGGGGCCCACAGGAATTTCAACTCCCATCATTCAGGTTGTGCCCTCAGTGGGAGCTCAGTTACTACACGCTGCCCGTGAATCTTCCAGGTGTCTGTGCACTAGTAGTGATGAACAGGTGACATTCTGGGTGTCTCCACTCAAGTCAGCAGACTGCGGCAGATGGCCTGTTAGAAGTTAAGTGCAAGagcagggagatggggagatggtCCCAGGCCCACAGTTGCTTGAGCACTTTCCTCTGTGCACTAGATCCTGGCCTGACTCTTCCTGAGAGACACCATAGCATAGCGAAATCTCGGCAACCAGACAGCTTGGGCTCAAATCCTGGCGCATGACTTTAGCGAGTCCCTCAGGTAGGGcctcctcatttgcaaaatgagaatgTGGATAAAAACAGTATCCctttcacagggctgttgtgaagatttaaGAGTTAATCACTTCAAATAATTAGAACAGGGCTTGGCCTGACTTAAACGTCCGTTGACTGTTACCTTGTGTGGTGTTCTGAGTTCTAAGGTGTCACCTTATGTAATACTCATACTGGTCCTCTGAGGAGAGGTGTTAATATCACACCCAGGTTACAAACTGGGAGGCTGAGAAAGAGAGGTTATAAAAGcagccccccccccaacacacacacaaagcagccCCAGGTCCAGATCCATGCTTCAAACCCAACTGTTCTAGAATCCCTAGAAACCCTCTGAATCAGCAAACTGGTCCAGAGAAAATAGACTAATCACAAGGCGAGATGGTCATCGTTCGGAGGTCACTAAGCAGGGCCGCACACTGTTACCTGGAGGCGGGACTGTGACCCAACAGGAAGAGCAGGTGCTGCTGAAGGATGGTTGGCAGGGAGAGAAAGGCATTTTAGGCACAGCATGGACCGTCTGGGGACCTCCGAATCTGCTAACCTGGCtctgggcagggaagggaggcagtTGAAGCCGGAGAGGGGAGCAACCTCCACATTACGGAGGGGCTTCTGGGTCGCGCTTAGGAGCTTGAGTTGCATCTTGTAGGTACTGAGGGCCCGTGACAGACTCTTAAGACTGTTGTAGACTGTGAACCGAAAGGAAATCCTGAGGAATCCTCAACGATGGGAGCCGCATCTACACCCGACAGCCCTCGGGCCCTGGTTCGCCCGGTTCGGCGAGACCCGGGGGCTGAGAGCAGGCGCCGTGCTTCTCCCGTCTCTGGACACGGCGCTGATTTCAGCATGAGAGTTGCTCAAATGCTTATGGGACCAATTAATATGTCTAGCAACGCTGTCGGTCGGAAGCAGGGGAGGGACTACAACTTCAGAGCTGCGAGGGGTCCCCCGGATCAGCCCCTGCTCGGAGGGGACAGCGGGCAGGAGTCACTGGGCTCCGTCCGCCCTCCCGACTCGGCAGGGTCCAGGAAGGGCTCCCGCTGGCGGGGTGAGGGGCCAGCACCCGCCTTCGAAGACGCCCGAGTGCGGGGCTGTGTCCTCGCCACCACGGCCGGACGAGGCTGCGACGTGCGCGGCGCCCTGTCTCTCCCAGGAGTCATCACACGTTAAACTCTCCCCTTTCTCCGCTTCCAGACACTCTCTGCCAACAGCCTGCCAGCAGGGACCCCCTGGCGGCGGGGGCCGCGTCTGTCTCGCCTCCCGAGAATTTGGGGGATGAGCGAGAGTGGCCCCTCGGTGACCTCGGCAGTCGAAGCTCTCGAAGCGCAGGAGGCCTAGCGGCGGCTAGTCCGGAAGTGGGCCCTCAGCTCCTCCTGTCTGGGCCCGCGTTTCCCAGGCGGCCTCGGGGTGGGCTTCCGGCGCGCAGTGTATTGTGGACCTTATAGTCCCGCGGGGCCCGATCCCCAGCCGGCGCGCCGTCCGGGGCGGCGGCCGGACTACAACTCCCTCCCGCCCGCGCGGTGTCGCGAGGCCGCCCGGCGTGAGGCGTTCGCGAGCGGGGAGTCTCCAAGATGGCCGCGTGGGGAAGGAGGCGTCTTggcccgggcggcggcggcggcgcccgaGAGAGGTGAGGCGCGGGCTGCTCCCTGCGGGTGGCTCGGGGCTGGAAGCCGGCGGGGCTCCTCAGGCTGCAGCGCCGTCCCCGCCTCCACCCCGCGGCTCGCCCCGGTCCGCCGCCGGGCGCGCGGGGTCCCGGTCCTGGTCGACGCGGCCTCCGCGGAGGGCTCAGGAAGGGGCGATGGCGGGCTGGGCACGGCCGGGCTGCGGCGGGACCCGCCTGAATGCCGCGGACCGAGCGGCGCCGGAGACCCCGGCCGCCTGGTCGCGCGCGTGGTCCTCTCAGCCGTAGCGAGGAGTGGCTCCTGGGACGGAGGAGGCAGGGGACGCCTTCCCATCGCGGGCCGATGCGGGGCGGGCGGCGTGGTTCGCCCGGTCACCGAGGGGCCTCAGCCTTCCGCGCTGTGACTCCGGGCGGGGAGCCGGCCGCTTCCCCCGGGGGTGATCCTTGGGACTTTGGAGGCGTCTCCGCCAGCGCCCCTGCCGTGGAAATCCTTTGCAGCGACCTTTCCTAACGAACGGTGCGTGAGTAGGGCAGGGAGCCGGGAGCTTGTTTCTAACAAGGTAGATCTCGATTTGAAAGACTTATTTCTAGAAGATAAGATTGGAGTCGTCGTTTTCGTGTTTCGTGTTGAATTTACAGTTTTTGCTTCTGAGGAACAGTTTCAGCTAGTAGAAGAAGCCACTAGAACCTGTTCAGGCCCCAGAAGTTTGGGAAAGGATGTGTATTCGTGGAGTCATCCGGTTTGCACTGTCCTGACCATTCTGTTACGAGTGGGCTGGTGCGGTAGACATAGGTCAGCAGGATCTCCGGGtttgcttttgggtttttttggtgagGATTGTTGAACagaaaaattctctttcttttctcttccccctttctcccctcccGCCCCGCTCTCTTTTTCTCTCGACTATTCTGCGTTATTCTCTCTCTTTGATTGCATCACATACTCATTGTGGTCGCCTTCCTGTTTGGTTAGCTGTGCTGATAGACCCCTCCAGCTTGCATTTTATTCTCGAGCTCGGAGTTATCCAGCCTTGTCCCTGCCGCACTTCCTCTTGGAGAAGCAGCAGTGAATGGCCagcaagtatttttgtttttccacctCCCACCTGGTTATTTCTTAGATCAGACCATACAAAGTTAAAGAAGAGATCTCGATGGTTTCCAGATGGCCTGAAAAACTAGCAAACATTTTCAAGATCTTTAATGCAAACATTAATCCTTTAGTAATAGGAAATAACTGGTTTAGAAGACTCAGTTGCAGAGAGAGAAGCATTCCTCCTTACTGGATAAAAACAGCAGAAGGGGCCAAATGAGGACGCCCCAGACACCATACAGGGGCCGTGCCAGCAAAAGTTACAATTTTACTGATCTAAGAAATTGgatattgggtttttttcctctttggtttaAGACAAGTGTTAATTCGAAACTGAGTTTGCAAACCAGGATCCCAAAGGCTGAAACTAGTCCTTGACTGTGATCCTTAGTTTTTAAGAGAATTTAAGTTAGTTGCCAGTGGTTATAAATGGAAATAGTTCACATAAAACTCCTCTGGAAAAGCTGCGTGGTGGCTCTTTTTGGTCAGGGCAGGTGCTCATCATTCCTCACCTGCCAGCTTGACTCATTGCAGTTATTTGCCTGGTCTCCTTAGGTGTTCAGGTTGCACCCTTTGGCCTGAACGGCAGGCTCTGCTTGCACATGCATATGCCAGGAATGGGGCGTCTGGTTTTGTGGTTTGGGAGGCACCATCTGTCATCCTTCCAGATAACCGGGAGTGGCTGGGGGTACCCCTTTGTTTGCCTCTGCCGTGAGGCCCTAGCTGGGCTCTTTTGGAGGAGTGTTTGCCTGGGCTGTTTCCCAGAGATCCTCCACGCTGAGTAGGAGATGGAAACCTAGCCTGGGCACACCTCCATTCCTGCTCAGTGGGTGGGAAGACTTCCGGGTGGGGCAGGCTGGATTAATTGATTGCCCACACCATAGATTGAGGCCCAAGCATACCTAGTGGCTCCTGTGACCGAAGTAGGCTGATTATGGTGTTCTGAAATGACTTTGTTCCATGGCATGTTTGTGCTGACTCAGATTTCAGCTCCACGCTGTAAGACCACTTTCCCGAGTTGCTGCACACACTTGGTTGCAATCTGCTTTATGCTGACACCCAAGGAAACGTCGTCTAATTTGGGGCATTGGCTGGAGCAGAGCAACGCTCTGGGCAGACTTTCCAGATTTCCCTGTGGCTGCAAACTCTGAAGCCTGCATTGTATTTGAAGGCCCTGCTTGGTGCCAGACCTTCCGCAGGAGTTACTGTTGTCAGCTGTGTGTTAATGATGGTCCAGTTTAGAATACATAGTGTGTGAATTCTTGCTTTACCTGGTTCTTGAGTCTAGAGCTGTGTTAATTCAGTGTCCACTAGTCACTTGCagcaattaaatttaaattaattaaaattaaataaagtgaaaaattcagctcctcagtcacactatttacatttcaagtgcttggtAGCAACACATGGCTCGTGGCTAATATATTGCACAGCGCAGATAGAGAATAGGAAGGTCAGCGCTGGTCTAGACCAAAATAGGAGAGGGGTGGAAATAGCAAAATGAGAGCTGCTTGCACGCTGAGTTTTCTCTTCAGTCCACTAGATCTAGGGAACCCACAGTGTTTGTAATGAAGAACATCAGACCCTGAGCTGTAACCTGAATTCTTGTCCAAAACTCCGCACACTGGCAGCAAGCACAGCAAACAGATTGCCACTTGTCCTGTCGGCCTCTTTGAGACAAACTTGCCCGTCTGGGAAGGCGCGGTGCAGGTATCTGTGTGTTCTGCCGCTTGGTGCCAACCTGGGCCAGCTCACAGAGTCGCCGCTCTGTCCCATGTGGGCTGCCTGTCCTCCTCCTGAAGGGCCCCCGAGTGTCCCTAGTTCTCTGTGACTGTTGAATGTGAGTGCAGCCTGTGAGGATGCATGGGATCTGATTCTGATCACGATGTGAGGCAGCAGCACTGTTTAAAGGCCTGGAGTGTTCAGAGGGCCGGGCTCTGGCTTTAGGGTGAAACCACGTTTTGTGGCCTTTCCCCTCCCCGGCTTATGCGGGTGTCTGCTCCAGCCTCTCTAGGCAGCCAGTTCTGTGGGGTTACTTCCACATCTTCTGTGCTACGCTTTATTCCCGGGGACTGGGCCGTCCTCTTTGACAGCTTTGCTGTAATCTTTGAACTGGATGGATGTGGTTCTGGCTGGCTGGTGGAGGGTTTAGTTCCCAGAACAGGTGGACCACGAGCCACGTGGGCAGGTGGCTGACATTCCCAGGGCGATGTTCCCCTCATTCTGACCTGGTCGTTTCCTTTAGAGCTGAGGGCCTCCAGGGGATTtggatgttttctttctcttgagttTCTTTCCTCCTGGTCTGTATGAGTCGTGCCAGTGCAGCATCTGCACCCAGGTCCGCGGGTGTGCAGGCCTGAGGGTGTGGGTCCCGCTCAGCTGGCTGCCAGAAGGTTCTGATCCTGGAAGTTGGATGTTGTGGGTTAGGGTCTGCTGGGGTTCGTCCTCTGGGGTGAATCTCCATTTTCCTTGATTCGTTCAAGCCTTCGGGGTTCCAATGGCAGTAACTCGTGCCTCTATAGTTCAGTCCTTCAGGCCTGACTTTCTGAAGGAGGGAGGGTGGTCTTGTGTCCTGAACCGGGCCTCTGTGCACTGCCTCCTGGGCAGTCTCGGCCATTCTGCTCAGGGCTGTCCACTAGGGCAGCCATTGGTCACTTGCGGCTGTCAAGCATTGGAAATGTGGCTGGTGtgtctgaggaactgaatttttttttttttggctgtgttgggtcgtcgtttctgtgcgaggactttctctagttgtggcaagcgagggctactcttcttcgcggtgcggtgcgcgggcctctcactgtcgcggcctctctcgttgcggagcacaagctccagacgcgcaggctcagtagttgtggctcaccagcctagttgctccgcggcatgtgggatcttcccggaccagggcttgaacccgcgtcccctgcattggcaggcggactctcaaccactgcgcccccagggaagcccaggaactgGATTTTCAATTTCACTCCATTTTACTTAAGTTTAAACAGTGCTCGGGCCTTGCGCTGGGTGGCGCCTTGCAGCTGTCACCTTGTGTGCGTGCCCGGCTCAGCCCATCTCACCCCGTCTGCACTCTGCAAGCTGGGGCCTTTGCACCGTTTGACACGACGGAAGCTGGCTCAGAGCAGCAAGGGGGTTTGTCCTTGGACACAAAGCCAGTGAGTGACTGAGAGGAACTCTTGGTGCGCCGTGGTCTTGTCCCCAAAGCAGAGCTGCCCGGTCCCTGGAGCACCACGGGGAGCCTGTTCCCTGGCACGTGGCTTCCTCTGAAACAATGAGAACGTCAGGTGCCAGTTTGGAAACGTCCTCAGTATTTGGAGCTACAAGCCTGTGCCTTTCAGTCCTAACTGGCCTTTGAATCCACAGCATAGGAGTTTACTGCTTTCCTTGGCTCCCAAGGAAGTGATTTGGGGTTTGCCAGAAGTGGGTTTCCCTAGACCAGGGATGCAGGGGTGGCACCAGGCGGCATGTCACAGCTGGTCACGTGACCCGGTGCTTATTGGGTGGAAAGCAACCTGATGCATGGACCTAGTTTACTTTTCAGCCACAGGTGCTCTTAATTACTGTTAATTGTTTTTCGTCTCCTGTCAGTCCTTTCAAACGTACTTCCTCTAAGTCTGTTGGGAACCTGTTACATTCaggcccagggtggggtggggcgaaGCAGACTGCGATGAAAACAGtcactgccctcaaggagcttggCATCACCTCCTCCTCTGTTTGAGCTGAGACTGTGAGCCCAGGGCAGCTCCAGGAAGGGGCCTTAAGGCAGGTGTTTGGGTCGGTTCTTCTGGTTCCAGCATGACCAGAAAAGGTGGTGGGTTGCAGGGCCAGTGCCCACTGGAGCAGGAGGGGGGCCCCCTCTCCTCGGCTGGGAGGGCCTGCCCTGTCTGGTCTCTTCCACCCCAAGGGATACAGAGCTATTGGACAGGAtctttctttttatgaaaaaatttataattaattttcccATTACAAAAGAAACacgtttattttttctttttgaaaaatacagaaaactaaaatttaaaagttacctGTTGGGCCACCATCCAGAGAAAACATTATTGGCCTTTTTTTATGCAGAGCATCTTTGATGCTTCCCACCAGATATTTTgtcttggaattttaaaaattatatgttaaaTCCATCAAAAGTATGTCTTTACCATATGAAAAGTTATAAACTTGCTACCATATGTATGCCCTTGGGAACACGAGGCTAAATGAAGGAATCAGCTccaaagcccacgtgccacgtgATGCGTTCCTGCAGAACGCCCAGAAGAGGCAGATCCGCAGTCAGAAAGTAGGTTGGTGATCGCCATGGACGGAGGTcaggggagagtggggagtgACGGGGTTACTTTTGAGGTGAGGAAGATGTTCTAAAATGGATCGTGGTGTTGGTTGCACAACTCAGTGAAAAGTGTCGAGCCACTGACTTGTGCAGTTTAACTGGGTGAATCTATCACAATAAAGCTGTCA harbors:
- the TMEM11 gene encoding transmembrane protein 11, mitochondrial isoform X1; amino-acid sequence: MQTKHLVLEPGDVRGLQGPCSTGPRDSLSPVSAGATRASSPRAALKCRCCSARALGGSNGQLSQVGPGPLQTPAPEPQPPPPASTPNPIPLWLAAPPPRATLTDWRPSLGPQPHPSRDTWGTLAQEAGHVGQFVCHWQGRGTLRDPPRPPKQIAPEAPCPPATADCGSLFLTRSRQVVTHVPFPLRTCCRWRLGQGWSPDGLHDVHFNKSWRQGKQGSERRRWRQDLGALPARPVPPPRVSLSATDCYIVHEIYNGENAQDQFEYELEQALEAQYKYIVIEPTRIGDETARWITVGNCLHKTTVLAGTACLFTPLALPLEYSHYISLPAGVLSLACCTLYGISWQFDPCCKYQVEYDAYKLSRLPLHTLTSSTPVVLVRKDDLHRKRLHNTIALAALVYCVRKIYELCAV
- the TMEM11 gene encoding transmembrane protein 11, mitochondrial isoform X3; amino-acid sequence: MQTKHLVLEPGDVRGLQGPCSTGPRDSLSPVSAGATRASSPRAALKCRCCSARALGGSNGQLSQVGPGPLQTPAPEPQPPPPASTPNPIPLWLAAPPPRATLTDWRPSLGPQPHPSRDTWGTLAQEAGHVGQFVCHWQGRGTLRDPPRPPKQIAPEAPCPPATADCGSLFLTRSRQVVTHVPFPLRTCCRWRLGQGWSPDGLHDVHFNKRKPSLGAPGPGGHRPGASGTQNTDDGEPPAWCLEPEDSWMGRVPLGPPGGGGGGGEGVTSLPQRRGRGCAVTRSPAFHRGQLGSHSSSVRHQGEPVGHRLLHCA
- the TMEM11 gene encoding transmembrane protein 11, mitochondrial isoform X2, producing MQTKHLVLEPGDVRGLQGPCSTGPRDSLSPVSAGATRASSPRAALKCRCCSARALGGSNGQLSQVGPGPLQTPAPEPQPPPPASTPNPIPLWLAAPPPRATLTDWRPSLGPQPHPSRDTWGTLAQEAGHVGQFVCHWQGRGTLRDPPRPPKQIAPEAPCPPATADCGSLFLTRSRQVVTHVPFPLRTCCRWRLGQGWSPDGLHDVHFNKSWRQGKQGSERRRWRQDLGALPARPVPPPRKPSLGAPGPGGHRPGASGTQNTDDGEPPAWCLEPEDSWMGRVPLGPPGGGGGGGEGVTSLPQRRGRGCAVTRSPAFHRGQLGSHSSSVRHQGEPVGHRLLHCA